The following are encoded in a window of Bradyrhizobium sp. WBOS07 genomic DNA:
- a CDS encoding cysteine desulfurase family protein, with protein MPTRVYLDWNATTPLRPEARAAMVAAFDLVGNPSSVHAEGREARRLVEEARAELALAVGALPRNVVFTSAGTEANALALSPGLRGPSSGPVERLLVSAVEHASVLAGGRFPADRIGLIRVTRAGVVDLEYLKARLADGPPALVSIMAANNETGALQPVAEAARIVHEAGGLLHVDAIQALGKIPFDIKAMGIDLATFSAHKIGGPKGVGALVMAEGIAGLEPVLRGGGQELSRRAGTENVAGIAGFGTAVKVALEALPEDAERITTLRIRLENGIRGIAGATIFAEDARRLPNTVLFTAPGLKAETAVIGFDLEGIAVSSGSACSSGKVQPSHVLSAMGFDPAVAQGAVRLSLGWSTEPDDINRALEAWRKLGNTLLKG; from the coding sequence ATGCCGACCCGTGTCTATCTCGACTGGAATGCGACCACGCCGCTGCGGCCCGAGGCTCGGGCCGCGATGGTTGCGGCCTTTGACCTGGTCGGCAATCCATCGTCGGTCCATGCCGAGGGGCGGGAGGCGCGGCGATTGGTGGAGGAGGCTAGAGCCGAGCTTGCCTTGGCGGTCGGCGCCTTGCCGCGGAACGTGGTCTTCACCTCCGCAGGAACCGAGGCCAATGCGTTGGCCCTATCGCCGGGGTTGCGAGGGCCGTCCAGCGGGCCTGTCGAGCGGCTGCTGGTATCGGCGGTCGAGCACGCCTCGGTGCTGGCGGGTGGCCGGTTCCCGGCGGACAGGATCGGCCTGATCCGCGTCACGCGCGCCGGCGTGGTCGATCTCGAATACCTAAAGGCACGGCTCGCGGACGGGCCGCCGGCGCTGGTCTCGATCATGGCCGCCAACAACGAGACGGGCGCGCTCCAGCCGGTCGCCGAGGCGGCGCGGATCGTTCACGAGGCCGGCGGCCTCCTGCATGTCGATGCGATCCAGGCGCTGGGGAAAATCCCGTTCGATATCAAGGCTATGGGTATCGACCTTGCGACCTTTTCTGCGCACAAGATCGGCGGCCCCAAGGGCGTCGGCGCACTGGTCATGGCCGAGGGAATCGCCGGACTGGAGCCGGTGCTGCGAGGCGGCGGGCAGGAGCTCAGCCGTCGCGCCGGAACCGAGAATGTCGCCGGCATCGCCGGCTTTGGTACTGCCGTGAAGGTCGCGCTTGAGGCTCTGCCGGAGGATGCGGAGCGCATCACAACCCTCAGAATCCGCTTGGAAAACGGCATCCGGGGGATCGCCGGCGCAACCATCTTCGCGGAGGACGCCAGGCGGTTGCCAAATACCGTCCTGTTCACGGCACCCGGCCTCAAGGCCGAGACGGCCGTGATCGGCTTCGACCTCGAAGGCATCGCCGTCTCCTCCGGCTCGGCCTGCTCCTCCGGCAAGGTTCAGCCGTCCCACGTGCTTTCGGCCATGGGCTTCGACCCCGCGGTGGCGCAGGGAGCGGTGCGTCTCAGTCTGGGCTGGTCCACGGAACCGGATGACATCAATAGGGCGTTAGAGGCTTGGCGAAAGCTCGGTAATACCCTACTTAAGGGCTAA
- a CDS encoding fused MFS/spermidine synthase, with protein sequence MTAVELPADAPGQRFAASRVRVLCILFFFSGFPALIYQLTWQRSLFRIFGVNSESVTIIVTAFMLGLGLGSLCGGWISRRTNVKPLLLLGVIELATAAFGLASLQIFEKVGAMVADLPLPALAAINLVLVLLPTLLMGATLPILVSYLARMTGEIGDAVGTLYFVNTLGAGAACLVCATLIFPFLGMHEAITIAAGINLAVGAGAIAAHILSGPGAAPESRTSTTAPDTQPILGMGVVVLLAMAGGFISLSYEIYLFRVMSFASGSSSLAFAMTLYAFLTGIAVGARKAGQSCRTLAPQDALRQAASDLIWANFFAAMFLPLMTQLAWVGAGVIGIAVAITYLIARQWGALLPYLSQFGIATDERIGQRTALLYFANIAGCASGAILTGFVLTDYLGIRQIAAMLLVGGTMAAFALIALAPKQERNRLGYLAIAVLVFGLGASALLSQRLLENLQAKTLADHDFAQIVENRSGIITVDNDGTVFGNGMYDGRFNTDLKSDRNGIIRPYALSLFHPAPRQVLMIGLSSGSWAQVIANNPDVESLTIVEINRGYLELIAKHDDVRSILSHPKVRIVEDDGRRWLRHHPDARFDAVVSNTTWHFRANITNLLSSEFLGLVQQHLKPGGIFFYNTTNSRRAQRTGCTAFSYGARFLNHMVLSQTPIAWDHDRWRRTLETYSIDGKPEFAPDDTDRARLDALIADFRQDGPTIEPCPQLLEATTGQTLVTDNNMGTEWRYFLGLD encoded by the coding sequence ATGACGGCCGTCGAGTTGCCTGCGGATGCGCCAGGGCAGAGATTCGCTGCGTCCCGTGTCCGCGTCCTCTGCATCCTCTTCTTCTTTTCCGGCTTCCCGGCACTGATCTATCAACTGACCTGGCAACGAAGCCTGTTCCGGATCTTCGGCGTCAATTCGGAATCAGTCACGATTATCGTGACCGCCTTCATGCTCGGGCTCGGGCTTGGCAGCCTGTGCGGCGGCTGGATATCCCGACGCACCAACGTCAAGCCGTTGTTGCTGCTCGGAGTGATCGAGCTCGCGACCGCCGCATTTGGATTGGCCTCGCTCCAGATCTTCGAGAAGGTGGGCGCGATGGTCGCAGACCTGCCGCTGCCCGCCCTTGCCGCAATCAACCTCGTCCTGGTGCTGCTGCCGACCCTTCTGATGGGCGCAACGCTGCCGATCCTGGTCTCGTATCTGGCACGCATGACCGGCGAGATCGGCGACGCTGTCGGTACGCTCTATTTTGTCAATACGCTCGGCGCCGGTGCCGCGTGCCTCGTATGCGCCACCCTGATCTTCCCTTTTCTCGGCATGCATGAGGCGATCACGATCGCGGCTGGAATCAATCTCGCGGTCGGCGCCGGTGCGATCGCGGCGCACATCCTCTCTGGTCCCGGCGCGGCGCCGGAGTCTCGAACGTCGACCACGGCCCCAGACACCCAGCCGATCCTTGGCATGGGTGTTGTCGTCCTGCTCGCGATGGCGGGTGGATTCATCTCGTTGTCCTACGAGATCTACCTGTTCCGCGTGATGTCGTTTGCCTCGGGATCGAGCTCGCTGGCATTTGCGATGACGCTCTATGCTTTCCTGACAGGAATCGCGGTCGGCGCACGAAAGGCCGGACAGTCCTGCAGGACGCTTGCGCCGCAGGATGCCTTGCGCCAGGCCGCGAGCGATCTGATCTGGGCCAATTTTTTCGCCGCGATGTTCCTTCCGTTGATGACGCAATTGGCCTGGGTCGGCGCCGGCGTGATCGGCATCGCCGTCGCGATCACCTACCTGATCGCGCGGCAATGGGGTGCGCTGCTCCCCTATCTTTCGCAGTTCGGTATCGCGACCGACGAACGAATCGGCCAGCGGACAGCGCTGCTCTATTTCGCCAACATCGCAGGCTGCGCCAGCGGGGCGATCCTCACGGGCTTCGTGCTGACGGACTATCTTGGAATCAGGCAGATCGCGGCGATGCTGCTCGTCGGCGGCACGATGGCCGCATTTGCATTGATAGCGCTTGCCCCAAAGCAGGAGCGAAATCGTCTTGGTTATCTTGCCATTGCGGTTCTCGTCTTCGGCCTCGGCGCAAGCGCCTTGTTGAGCCAACGGCTGCTGGAAAATCTGCAGGCGAAGACGCTCGCCGACCACGACTTCGCGCAGATTGTCGAGAATCGTAGCGGCATCATCACCGTCGACAACGACGGCACCGTCTTTGGCAACGGCATGTATGACGGCCGCTTCAACACGGATCTGAAGTCCGATCGCAATGGCATCATCCGGCCGTACGCGCTGAGTCTCTTCCACCCCGCACCACGGCAGGTATTGATGATCGGCCTCTCATCCGGGTCATGGGCTCAGGTCATCGCCAACAATCCGGACGTGGAATCGCTCACGATCGTCGAGATCAATCGCGGATATCTCGAGTTGATCGCAAAGCACGACGATGTCAGGTCGATCCTGAGCCATCCCAAGGTCAGGATTGTCGAGGACGACGGACGCCGTTGGCTCCGCCACCATCCCGACGCCCGTTTCGATGCGGTCGTCTCCAACACGACGTGGCATTTCCGCGCCAACATCACCAATCTGCTGTCGTCGGAATTCCTTGGCCTGGTGCAGCAACACCTCAAGCCCGGCGGGATCTTCTTCTACAACACCACCAATTCGCGGCGCGCGCAGCGCACAGGCTGCACCGCCTTCTCCTACGGCGCCCGGTTCCTGAACCATATGGTGCTGTCGCAGACCCCGATCGCGTGGGATCATGATCGCTGGCGACGAACGCTCGAAACCTACAGCATCGACGGCAAACCCGAATTTGCTCCCGACGACACTGACCGCGCTCGGCTCGATGCACTGATCGCCGACTTCCGTCAGGATGGTCCCACCATCGAACCATGTCCGCAGCTGCTGGAGGCGACCACCGGCCAAACCCTCGTGACCGACAACAATATGGGCACCGAGTGGCGCTACTTTCTCGGTTTGGACTGA
- a CDS encoding cysteine desulfurase — protein sequence MSTHPAVKNGTYDVARVRQDFPALAMQVYGKPLVYLDNAASAQKPSAVLERMTQAYTSEYANVHRGLHYLANAATEAYEGGRTKVAQFINAPRTEEVIFTRNATEAINLVASSWGGPNIGEGDEIVISIMEHHSNIVPWHFLRERQGAVIKWAPVDDEGNFLIDEFEKLLTAKTKLVAITQMSNALGTIVPVKEVVRIAHARGIPVLVDGSQGAVHLPIDVQDIGCDFYVFTGHKVYGPTGIGVLWAKYDHLVAMRPFNGGGEMIREVSREVVTYGDPPHKFEAGTPAIVEAVGLGAAIDYVNSIGKERIAAHEADLTAYAQDRLREINSLRLIGTARGKGPVISFELKGAHAHDVATVIDRQGIAVRAGTHCVMPLLERFNVTATCRASFGMYNTREEVDHLAQALLKARDLFA from the coding sequence ATGAGCACGCATCCCGCGGTCAAGAACGGCACTTACGACGTCGCGCGCGTGCGCCAGGACTTTCCGGCGCTCGCCATGCAGGTCTACGGCAAGCCGCTGGTGTATCTCGACAACGCCGCCTCGGCGCAGAAGCCGAGCGCCGTGCTCGAGCGCATGACGCAGGCCTATACATCCGAATACGCCAACGTGCATCGCGGCCTGCATTACCTCGCTAACGCGGCGACCGAAGCCTATGAGGGCGGCCGCACCAAGGTGGCGCAGTTCATCAATGCACCGCGGACCGAGGAAGTGATCTTCACCCGCAACGCGACGGAGGCGATCAACCTAGTCGCATCGTCCTGGGGCGGGCCGAACATCGGCGAAGGCGACGAGATCGTCATCTCGATCATGGAGCACCATTCCAACATCGTGCCCTGGCATTTCCTCAGGGAGCGCCAAGGTGCGGTGATCAAATGGGCGCCGGTCGACGACGAGGGCAACTTCCTGATCGACGAGTTCGAGAAGCTGCTGACCGCGAAGACCAAGCTGGTCGCGATCACCCAGATGTCGAACGCGCTCGGCACCATCGTGCCGGTCAAGGAGGTCGTCAGGATCGCGCATGCGCGCGGCATTCCCGTGCTGGTCGACGGCAGCCAGGGCGCCGTGCATCTGCCGATCGACGTCCAGGACATCGGCTGCGACTTCTACGTCTTCACCGGCCACAAGGTGTACGGGCCGACCGGCATTGGCGTGCTCTGGGCCAAGTACGACCATCTCGTCGCGATGCGCCCCTTCAACGGCGGCGGCGAGATGATCCGCGAAGTCTCGCGCGAGGTCGTCACCTATGGCGATCCCCCGCACAAGTTCGAGGCGGGCACGCCGGCGATCGTCGAGGCCGTGGGTCTTGGCGCGGCCATCGACTACGTCAACTCGATCGGCAAGGAACGCATCGCTGCGCACGAGGCCGATCTCACCGCCTACGCCCAGGATCGCCTGCGCGAGATCAACTCGCTGCGGCTGATCGGCACGGCGAGGGGCAAGGGCCCGGTGATCTCTTTCGAGCTCAAGGGCGCGCACGCCCACGATGTCGCCACCGTGATCGACCGCCAGGGCATCGCGGTGCGTGCCGGCACCCATTGCGTGATGCCGCTTTTAGAGCGGTTCAACGTGACGGCCACCTGCCGGGCCTCGTTCGGCATGTATAATACGCGGGAAGAAGTCGATCATCTGGCACAGGCGCTGTTGAAGGCGCGGGATTTGTTCGCATGA
- the sufD gene encoding Fe-S cluster assembly protein SufD, which yields MNVAVAKTGKGRAVSDLFTSAEGRLPGSPNVIAVRREAFETYERLGLPHRRIEEWKYTDLRALVGEVLPLAAAPDAAALKRAADTVKVHAIDGARKLVLVDGVFAADLSDVKALVAEAGFKTLRETLESNAGLLKTAATDAVIALNAAMATDGFVLSIADGAQLSAPIQIIHIAAAGSASAFTRSQVVIGKGARATLVETFVAADAGAYQVNDTVLVSVGDDSDVAHIRLMDDAPDALNVTSHFVTIGANVKYNFFNMTTGAAVSRLQGFITLASEGSELSANGVNLLKKTEHGDTTLVVDHAVPNCVSREIFRAVIDDRGHSVFQGRIIVRPDAQKTDGKMMTRALLLSDEAEADNKPELEIFADDVSCGHGATAGALDDSLLFYLKARGLPEKQAQALLIQAFVGEAVEQIADEALREHVIGIAERWLERRQ from the coding sequence ATGAACGTTGCTGTGGCAAAGACCGGAAAGGGCCGCGCGGTGAGCGATCTCTTCACCAGCGCCGAGGGCCGGCTGCCGGGTTCGCCTAACGTGATTGCGGTGCGCCGCGAGGCGTTCGAGACCTATGAACGGCTCGGCCTGCCGCACCGCCGGATCGAGGAATGGAAATACACCGACCTGCGCGCGCTGGTCGGCGAGGTGCTGCCGCTGGCCGCCGCGCCCGATGCGGCCGCGTTGAAGCGCGCCGCGGATACGGTGAAGGTGCATGCGATCGACGGCGCCCGCAAGCTGGTGCTGGTCGATGGCGTGTTCGCGGCCGATCTGTCCGACGTCAAGGCGCTTGTCGCCGAGGCGGGCTTCAAGACCCTGCGCGAGACGCTGGAGAGCAACGCCGGCCTGCTGAAGACCGCGGCCACCGATGCGGTGATCGCGCTGAACGCGGCGATGGCGACCGACGGATTCGTGTTGTCGATCGCCGACGGCGCACAGCTGTCCGCGCCGATCCAGATCATCCACATCGCGGCCGCCGGGTCAGCGTCGGCGTTCACCCGCTCGCAGGTCGTGATCGGGAAGGGCGCTCGCGCCACTCTCGTCGAGACCTTCGTTGCGGCGGACGCCGGGGCTTACCAGGTCAACGACACCGTGCTCGTCTCGGTCGGCGATGATTCCGACGTCGCCCACATCCGCCTGATGGACGATGCGCCCGACGCGTTGAACGTCACCTCGCATTTCGTCACCATCGGCGCCAACGTGAAGTACAATTTCTTCAACATGACCACCGGCGCTGCGGTGAGCCGGCTGCAGGGCTTCATCACGCTGGCGAGCGAGGGCAGCGAGCTCTCGGCCAACGGCGTCAACCTGTTGAAGAAGACCGAGCATGGCGACACCACGCTGGTGGTCGATCACGCCGTGCCGAACTGCGTCAGCCGCGAGATCTTCCGCGCCGTGATCGACGACCGCGGCCACTCGGTGTTCCAGGGCCGCATCATCGTCCGTCCCGACGCGCAGAAGACCGACGGCAAGATGATGACCCGCGCGCTGCTGCTCTCGGACGAGGCCGAGGCCGACAACAAGCCCGAGCTCGAGATCTTTGCCGACGACGTCTCCTGCGGCCACGGCGCCACCGCCGGCGCGCTCGACGACAGCCTGCTGTTCTATCTGAAGGCGCGCGGCCTGCCGGAGAAGCAGGCCCAGGCGCTGCTGATCCAGGCTTTCGTCGGCGAGGCGGTCGAGCAGATCGCCGACGAGGCCTTGCGCGAGCACGTGATCGGCATCGCCGAGCGCTGGCTGGAGCGGCGCCAATGA
- a CDS encoding TfoX/Sxy family protein, producing MDREFLIDLFADFGPVTIRKMFSGFGISADGINFALSLRAGLFFRADEATIPDFEAEGSKPFQYSTRAKTVVVKSYWELPARLFDDSEEFAQWARAALAAAQRAKVKKRPKGKKVARKIAAKKSIAPRRQAQSKPRK from the coding sequence ATGGACCGCGAATTCCTGATTGACCTGTTCGCCGATTTCGGCCCCGTCACCATCCGCAAGATGTTTTCAGGCTTCGGCATCTCCGCCGACGGCATCAACTTCGCCTTGTCCTTGCGCGCCGGCCTGTTCTTCCGCGCCGACGAGGCGACCATCCCGGACTTCGAGGCCGAAGGCTCAAAGCCGTTTCAGTATTCGACCCGCGCCAAGACCGTGGTGGTGAAATCCTATTGGGAGCTGCCGGCAAGGCTGTTCGACGATTCCGAGGAGTTTGCGCAATGGGCGAGGGCGGCGCTCGCCGCCGCCCAGCGCGCCAAGGTGAAGAAGCGGCCGAAGGGGAAGAAGGTGGCGAGGAAGATCGCGGCGAAGAAGTCCATAGCGCCCCGGAGGCAGGCTCAGTCCAAACCGAGAAAGTAG
- the sufC gene encoding Fe-S cluster assembly ATPase SufC has protein sequence MALLEVKDLKVRVEEREILHGLTLTVNEGEVHAIMGPNGSGKSTLSHVIAGKPGYEVTDGQILFKGEDLLEMEPNERAAKGVFLAFQYPVEIPGVATMNFLRTALNAQRKARGEDEYSTPDFLKKVREVSKSLNIPQDMLKRGVNVGFSGGEKKRNEVLQMALFEPSLCILDEMDSGLDIDALRIAADGVNALRSPKRSMVVITHYQRLLNYIVPDVVHVMSKGRVVKSGGKELALELEASGYAQFEDAA, from the coding sequence ATGGCTTTGCTTGAAGTGAAAGACCTTAAGGTTCGTGTCGAGGAGCGTGAGATCCTCCACGGGCTGACGCTGACCGTGAACGAGGGCGAGGTTCACGCAATCATGGGACCGAACGGCTCCGGCAAGTCGACGCTCTCGCACGTCATCGCCGGCAAGCCCGGCTATGAGGTCACCGACGGCCAGATCCTGTTCAAGGGCGAGGATCTCCTGGAGATGGAGCCGAACGAGCGCGCCGCCAAGGGTGTGTTCCTGGCGTTCCAGTACCCGGTCGAGATCCCCGGTGTCGCCACCATGAACTTCCTGCGCACCGCGCTGAACGCCCAGCGCAAGGCGCGCGGCGAGGATGAATATTCGACGCCGGACTTTCTCAAGAAGGTGCGCGAAGTCTCGAAGTCGCTGAACATCCCGCAGGACATGCTCAAGCGCGGCGTCAATGTCGGCTTCTCCGGCGGCGAGAAGAAGCGCAACGAGGTGCTGCAGATGGCGCTGTTCGAGCCGAGCCTGTGCATCCTCGACGAGATGGATTCCGGCCTCGACATCGACGCGTTGCGCATTGCGGCCGACGGCGTCAACGCGCTGCGCTCGCCCAAGCGCTCGATGGTCGTCATCACCCATTATCAGCGGCTGCTGAACTACATCGTGCCCGACGTCGTGCACGTGATGTCGAAGGGCCGCGTCGTGAAGAGCGGCGGCAAGGAGTTGGCGCTGGAGCTGGAAGCGTCCGGCTACGCCCAGTTCGAGGATGCCGCGTAA
- a CDS encoding acyltransferase produces MTTPQQFQSSDRRIDLDWVRILAFGLLIFYHVGMLYVSWGFHIKSVHRLTWLEPVMLFLNPWRLSLLFLVSGVATRFMLDKSTLTALAGARSTRLLIPLVFGMLVIVPPQSYLQIVESLGYPAGFLDFYTRHYFAFGAQFCPNPCIVLPTWNHLWFVVYLWVYTMALIGVLALWPAGADWLGRKLAVVLAGPRLLIVPCVLYVAWRLVLFPAFPSTHALFGDWYNHADHATAFLIGFLLAKQEGIWREVERQRWVALAAAAACFSAFILARAGLFAPSPALRWAAASAYGCYQWLAIAAVLGFARRHLAADGPVRRYLTDAIFPYYIVHQTAIIVIAHALRGSGLPVGAEASIVIIGTALACVATYEMVRRIVWLRPLFGLRALPRIVAAIEPHRPALAHAASDWTDGKRC; encoded by the coding sequence ATGACAACACCACAGCAATTCCAAAGCTCGGACAGGCGCATCGATCTGGACTGGGTGAGGATTTTAGCCTTCGGGCTGCTGATCTTCTACCACGTCGGCATGCTCTACGTGTCCTGGGGATTTCACATCAAGAGCGTGCACCGGCTGACCTGGCTGGAACCGGTGATGCTGTTCCTGAACCCCTGGCGGCTGTCGCTGCTGTTCCTGGTATCAGGGGTTGCCACCCGCTTCATGCTCGACAAGTCGACCTTGACCGCGCTTGCCGGTGCCCGGTCGACACGGCTGCTGATCCCGCTGGTCTTCGGCATGCTCGTGATCGTGCCGCCGCAATCCTATCTCCAGATCGTCGAGAGCCTCGGCTATCCCGCAGGCTTTCTCGATTTCTATACCAGGCATTACTTCGCGTTCGGCGCGCAGTTCTGTCCGAACCCGTGCATCGTGCTGCCGACCTGGAACCATCTCTGGTTCGTGGTCTATCTGTGGGTCTACACGATGGCCTTGATTGGCGTACTCGCGCTGTGGCCGGCCGGCGCGGACTGGCTGGGCCGCAAGCTGGCCGTCGTGCTCGCCGGGCCGCGGCTGCTGATCGTGCCCTGCGTGCTGTACGTGGCCTGGCGCCTGGTGCTGTTTCCGGCCTTCCCGTCGACGCATGCGCTGTTCGGCGACTGGTACAACCACGCCGACCACGCCACCGCCTTCCTGATCGGTTTCCTGCTGGCGAAGCAGGAGGGGATCTGGCGCGAGGTCGAGCGCCAGCGCTGGGTGGCGCTGGCGGCTGCAGCGGCCTGCTTCTCGGCCTTCATCCTGGCTCGCGCCGGACTGTTTGCACCGTCGCCCGCGCTGAGGTGGGCCGCCGCCTCGGCCTATGGCTGCTACCAATGGCTCGCGATCGCCGCCGTGCTGGGCTTTGCGCGACGCCACCTCGCTGCCGACGGCCCGGTGCGGCGCTATCTCACCGACGCGATCTTCCCGTACTACATCGTGCATCAGACCGCGATCATCGTGATCGCCCATGCCTTGCGCGGCAGCGGTCTCCCGGTTGGGGCCGAGGCCTCCATTGTCATCATCGGGACCGCGCTCGCATGTGTGGCGACCTATGAAATGGTCCGGCGCATCGTCTGGCTGCGACCGCTGTTCGGATTGCGGGCGCTGCCGCGGATTGTTGCCGCGATCGAGCCGCACCGGCCGGCCCTGGCGCACGCGGCCTCCGATTGGACGGATGGCAAAAGGTGCTAA
- the sufB gene encoding Fe-S cluster assembly protein SufB codes for MPAVQETVERVKRIDVDQYRYGFETLIESDKAPKGLSEETVKFISQKKNEPDWMLQWRLEAYRRWLTMQEPTWARVDYPRIDFQDLYYYAAPKPKKTVTSLDEIDPEILKTYEKLGIPLREVAMLEGVEPKPGEEDPARRKIAVDAVFDSVSVATTFKAELKKAGVIFMPISEAIREHPELVQKYLGSVVPTSDNFYATLNSAVFSDGSFVYVPPGVRCPMELSTYFRINERNTGQFERTLIIADKGAYVSYLEGCTAPQRDENQLHAAVVELIAHDDAEIKYSTVQNWYPGNSEGKGGIYNFVTKRGDCRGANSKISWTQVETGSAITWKYPSCILRGDNSRGEFYSIAISNGFQQVDSGTKMIHLGKNTSSRIISKGIAAGRSQNTYRGLVTAHRKATGARNFTACDSLLIGDKCGAHTVPYIEAKNSSATFEHEATTSKISEDVLFYCIQRGLSQEEAVGLVVNGFVKDVLQQLPMEFAVEAQKLISISLEGSVG; via the coding sequence ATGCCAGCCGTACAAGAGACGGTCGAGCGCGTGAAGCGCATCGACGTCGACCAGTATCGTTATGGGTTTGAGACCCTGATCGAGTCCGACAAGGCCCCCAAGGGGCTGTCGGAAGAAACCGTCAAGTTCATCTCGCAGAAGAAGAACGAACCCGACTGGATGCTGCAGTGGCGGCTCGAAGCCTATCGTCGCTGGCTGACCATGCAGGAGCCGACCTGGGCTCGCGTCGACTATCCCAGGATCGACTTCCAGGACCTCTATTACTATGCGGCGCCGAAGCCGAAGAAGACGGTCACGTCGCTGGATGAGATCGATCCGGAGATCCTGAAGACCTACGAGAAGCTCGGCATCCCCTTGCGGGAAGTCGCCATGCTCGAAGGCGTCGAGCCCAAGCCCGGCGAGGAAGATCCCGCCCGCCGCAAGATCGCGGTCGACGCTGTTTTCGATTCGGTCTCGGTGGCGACCACCTTCAAGGCCGAGCTGAAGAAGGCCGGCGTGATCTTCATGCCGATCTCGGAGGCGATCCGCGAGCATCCTGAATTGGTGCAGAAGTACCTGGGCTCGGTGGTGCCGACCTCCGACAATTTCTACGCGACGCTGAACTCGGCGGTGTTCTCCGACGGCTCGTTCGTCTATGTGCCGCCCGGCGTGCGCTGCCCGATGGAGCTGTCGACCTATTTCCGCATCAACGAGCGCAACACCGGCCAGTTCGAGCGCACGCTGATCATCGCCGACAAGGGCGCCTACGTCAGCTATCTCGAGGGCTGCACCGCGCCGCAGCGCGACGAGAACCAGCTGCACGCCGCCGTGGTCGAGCTCATCGCGCATGATGATGCCGAGATCAAATATTCGACGGTGCAGAACTGGTACCCCGGCAATTCCGAAGGCAAGGGCGGCATCTACAATTTCGTCACCAAGCGTGGCGATTGCCGCGGCGCCAATTCCAAGATCTCCTGGACCCAGGTCGAGACGGGATCAGCGATCACCTGGAAATATCCGAGCTGCATCCTGCGCGGTGATAATTCCCGTGGTGAATTCTATTCGATCGCGATCTCGAACGGCTTCCAGCAGGTCGACAGCGGCACCAAGATGATTCACCTCGGCAAGAACACGTCGAGCCGGATCATCTCCAAGGGCATCGCCGCCGGCAGGTCGCAGAACACCTATCGTGGCCTCGTCACCGCGCACCGCAAGGCGACCGGCGCGCGCAATTTCACGGCCTGCGATTCGCTGCTGATCGGCGACAAATGCGGCGCGCACACCGTGCCCTACATCGAGGCGAAGAATTCCTCGGCGACGTTCGAGCACGAAGCGACGACGTCGAAGATCTCCGAGGACGTGCTGTTCTACTGCATCCAGCGCGGGCTCAGCCAGGAAGAGGCGGTCGGCCTCGTCGTCAACGGCTTCGTCAAGGACGTGCTGCAGCAGCTGCCGATGGAGTTCGCGGTGGAAGCGCAGAAGCTGATCTCGATCTCGCTCGAAGGCAGCGTCGGTTAG
- a CDS encoding iron-sulfur cluster assembly accessory protein, producing MTQISSGSTPASNPKPRRPRPQVMRLTDAAAQRITELTQRADSEIVGLRVGVKNGGCAGQSYTVEYAHEIRPTDEVVEDKGVKILVDPKAVLFLLGTEMDYRADKMQAQFVFNNPNQISACGCGESVELRPAKIDG from the coding sequence ATGACCCAGATTTCGTCAGGTTCGACCCCAGCATCCAATCCGAAGCCGCGGCGTCCGCGGCCCCAGGTGATGCGGCTGACGGATGCGGCCGCCCAGCGCATCACCGAGCTGACCCAGCGTGCGGATTCCGAGATCGTCGGCTTGCGCGTCGGCGTGAAGAACGGCGGCTGCGCCGGCCAGTCCTACACGGTCGAATATGCCCACGAGATCCGGCCGACCGACGAGGTCGTCGAGGACAAGGGCGTCAAGATCCTGGTCGACCCCAAGGCCGTGCTGTTCCTGCTCGGCACCGAGATGGACTACAGGGCCGACAAGATGCAGGCCCAGTTCGTCTTCAACAACCCCAACCAGATCTCCGCCTGCGGCTGCGGCGAGTCGGTGGAGCTGCGGCCGGCCAAGATCGACGGGTAG
- a CDS encoding SUF system Fe-S cluster assembly protein: MSDTAEIKANPMETHSALPPEETERLTREIIAGLKTVFDPEIPADIYELGLIYKVEIKDDRSVDVQMTLTTPNCPAAGELPTMVENAVASVPGVGVVDVKVVWEPPWSPERMSDEARLVLNMW, from the coding sequence ATGAGTGACACGGCCGAAATCAAAGCCAATCCGATGGAGACCCATTCGGCGCTGCCGCCGGAGGAGACCGAGCGGCTGACCCGCGAGATCATCGCCGGGCTCAAGACCGTGTTCGACCCGGAAATTCCCGCCGACATCTACGAGCTCGGCCTGATCTACAAGGTCGAGATCAAGGACGACCGCTCCGTCGACGTGCAGATGACGCTGACGACGCCGAACTGCCCCGCCGCCGGCGAGCTGCCGACCATGGTCGAGAACGCGGTCGCCAGCGTTCCCGGCGTCGGCGTGGTCGACGTCAAGGTGGTCTGGGAGCCGCCGTGGTCGCCCGAGCGCATGAGCGACGAGGCCCGCCTCGTCCTCAACATGTGGTGA